Proteins from a single region of Amblyomma americanum isolate KBUSLIRL-KWMA chromosome 10, ASM5285725v1, whole genome shotgun sequence:
- the LOC144107305 gene encoding uncharacterized protein LOC144107305 produces the protein MNDPSLVQETRCSGGATVEEIILGMVVGADTGTAEDGSPALENWQDPALNADDSRAGGFAAESAAIEDGGAEGQAGIREQQNNRKRLRTASSDFRQALLTEQRMLRESLEACYSRGMEMRQRHLTLQEKMFLRNVAQ, from the exons ATGAACGACCCCTCACTTGTTCAAGAAACCCGCTGCTCTGGGGGAGCCACTGTAGAGGAG ATCATTCTTGGCATGGTGGTGGGCGCCGACACCGGGACCGCTGAGGATGGCAGCCCCGCACTGGAAAATTGGCAGGATCCCGCATTGAACGCGGACGACAGCAGGGCCGGAGGTTTTGCAGCCGAGTCAGCGGCCATTGAAGATGGAGGAGCTGAGGGGCAGGCAGGCATCCGCGAGCAGCAAAATAATAGAAAAAGGCTGCGGACTGCTTCGTCTGACTTTAGGCAAGCTTTGCTCACGGAGCAGAGGATGCTGCGTGAGAGCCTTGAAGCGTGTTACAGCAGGGGGATGGAGATGAGGCAGCGGCACTTGACGCTGCAAGAGAAAATG tTCCTGCGCAATGTGGCACAGTGA